Proteins encoded together in one Flavobacteriales bacterium window:
- a CDS encoding class I SAM-dependent methyltransferase gives MRDPEKWRPSRIVRDQRSGRFVTNRRGIFGGSLYIAELQHAHYLPLIEQHIAGRVLDVGCGPVPYYELYKPKATEVVCVDWAGSPHAKDVLDHFIDLNAEPRLPFPDDHFDSILASDMLVHITRPHVFLAELRRILKPGGHMVITAPFAYWMGEYPHEYMHFSEFSLKHLAKDAGLETRHIMAYGGHADVLMDCVNKFFPVGFMNRVYWAFARMVIATGWPRRNRERTKGPYALGYSMVVRKPVV, from the coding sequence ATGCGCGACCCTGAGAAATGGCGTCCCTCCCGGATCGTTCGCGATCAACGGTCGGGACGCTTCGTCACGAACCGACGTGGCATCTTCGGAGGCTCCCTCTACATCGCGGAGCTTCAACACGCCCACTACCTGCCGCTGATCGAGCAGCACATTGCCGGTCGTGTGCTGGACGTGGGCTGTGGCCCGGTGCCTTATTACGAGCTGTACAAGCCCAAAGCCACCGAGGTGGTCTGTGTGGACTGGGCGGGCAGCCCCCATGCCAAGGATGTGCTCGACCACTTCATTGACCTCAATGCCGAGCCGCGCCTGCCCTTCCCCGACGATCACTTCGACTCGATCCTGGCCTCGGACATGCTGGTGCACATCACCCGGCCGCATGTCTTCCTGGCCGAACTGAGGCGCATCCTGAAGCCCGGCGGGCACATGGTGATCACCGCGCCGTTCGCCTACTGGATGGGCGAGTATCCGCATGAGTACATGCACTTCTCGGAGTTCTCCCTGAAGCACCTGGCCAAGGACGCAGGCCTGGAAACGCGTCACATCATGGCCTACGGAGGCCATGCCGACGTGCTGATGGACTGCGTGAACAAGTTCTTCCCCGTAGGCTTCATGAACCGGGTGTACTGGGCCTTCGCGCGCATGGTGATCGCCACCGGCTGGCCGCGCCGGAACCGCGAACGCACCAAGGGGCCGTACGCGCTGGGCTA